A genomic window from Tolypothrix sp. PCC 7910 includes:
- a CDS encoding nitrate reductase associated protein: protein MTNKIFFEFEADFVTSLRCIPMQVRYKLDTCGIKLKLSDWNQMSQAEREALVELPCDTEAEIQSYSQYLEQLILNRTGTPPAKLPIEPNPAWMDSNNLPVSVQEQAQENGITLTAPQWESLTPLERFALIKLSRSGHENKNFPQAMAEFNLA from the coding sequence ATGACAAATAAAATTTTTTTTGAATTTGAGGCAGATTTCGTGACATCCCTGCGTTGTATACCTATGCAGGTGCGCTACAAACTAGATACCTGTGGTATTAAGCTGAAATTATCTGATTGGAATCAGATGTCTCAAGCTGAACGTGAAGCTTTAGTTGAATTACCTTGTGATACTGAAGCAGAAATTCAATCTTATAGCCAATATCTTGAACAGTTGATTTTAAACCGCACAGGTACACCACCTGCAAAATTGCCGATTGAACCCAATCCCGCATGGATGGACTCTAATAATTTACCAGTTAGTGTTCAAGAGCAAGCCCAAGAAAACGGTATTACCCTAACAGCACCACAGTGGGAATCGTTAACACCCTTAGAGCGATTTGCACTAATTAAACTTAGCCGTTCTGGGCATGAAAATAAAAATTTTCCTCAAGCAATGGCAGAATTTAATCTGGCTTGA
- a CDS encoding phosphate-starvation-inducible PsiE family protein codes for MQDEKFMHFIENIEVLVSKVLSVFMVVVILAAIWDLAVFLIKELFDVPYGTFNTTLFKIFGLFLNILIALEILENITAYLRKHVVQVELVIVTSLIAVARKIIILDLGKVTGIDIIGLGVAVLALSISYLIIRFSNSR; via the coding sequence ATGCAGGATGAGAAATTTATGCACTTCATTGAAAACATTGAAGTGCTAGTTTCTAAAGTACTATCTGTATTTATGGTAGTGGTAATTTTAGCCGCCATCTGGGATCTGGCAGTTTTTCTAATTAAAGAGTTATTTGACGTACCTTATGGCACCTTTAACACAACTTTATTTAAAATATTTGGATTATTTTTAAATATTTTAATTGCATTAGAAATTCTAGAAAATATCACTGCATATCTTAGAAAACACGTTGTTCAAGTAGAATTAGTTATTGTTACATCTTTAATTGCTGTTGCCAGAAAAATTATTATCCTTGACTTGGGGAAGGTAACAGGAATTGATATCATTGGTTTAGGAGTTGCAGTTTTAGCACTATCAATTAGTTATTTAATAATTCGCTTTAGTAATTCCCGATGA
- a CDS encoding molybdopterin oxidoreductase family protein codes for MSEFTKTLCPYCGVGCGLEVSPPAQHGKATNRDSQGTPIWRVRGDKAHPSSQGMVCVKGATIAESLDKNRLQYPMIRESLDQDFRRASWEEAFDLIAKRIQTIRFTQGPEAICMYGSGQFQTEDYYIAQKLMKGCLGSNNFDANSRLCMSSAVAGYIQSFGSDGPPCCYEDLELTDCAFLIGTNTAECHPIIFNRLEKYRKKNRKVKLIVVDPRRTPTAENADLHLAIRPGTDIDLMNGIAHLLMRWNQIDVGFIDDCTSNFPAYAEVIRHYSPDVVAHRCGISVADLETAARYWGQSQRVLSLWSMGINQSSEGTAKVRTIINLHLMTGQIGKPGSGPFSLTGQPNAMGGREAGGLSHLLPGYRLVKNPQHRAEVENFWGLKPGQISPEPGMTAWDMITGLENGTVGLLWIAATNPAVSMPDLERTKKALLRSPFTIYQDAYYPTETSAYAHVLLPAAQWSEKTGVMTNSERRVTLCSAFRFPWWEAKADWEIFAEVGRRLGFTKEFAFANSAEVYAEFVQLTRDRPCDMTGMSHELLQTQGPTQWPCPSNNAESPVDTQHSKRLYTNLRFHTPDGRARFGAYHSRGLAEPPDPNYPFVLTTGRLYGHWHTQTRTGRIEKIRAMHPEPFIEIHPRDAATLGITDNQWLEVRSRRGKAKFPAKITKAIAPGTVFVPMHWGALWADEAEANALTHPESCPDSLQPELKACAVELTPISAEITLKNYQLQSSQW; via the coding sequence ATGAGTGAATTTACCAAAACCCTATGTCCATACTGCGGTGTTGGCTGCGGGCTGGAAGTTTCGCCCCCAGCACAACACGGTAAAGCGACTAATCGGGATAGTCAAGGAACTCCAATTTGGCGGGTGCGGGGCGATAAAGCGCACCCATCAAGCCAAGGTATGGTATGTGTTAAAGGCGCGACAATTGCTGAGTCTTTAGATAAAAATCGCCTGCAATATCCAATGATTAGAGAATCATTGGATCAAGATTTTCGTCGCGCTAGTTGGGAGGAAGCTTTTGATTTAATTGCGAAACGAATTCAAACAATACGCTTTACTCAGGGGCCAGAAGCTATATGTATGTATGGTTCTGGACAATTTCAAACTGAAGATTATTATATTGCTCAGAAACTCATGAAAGGTTGTCTGGGCAGTAATAATTTTGATGCAAATTCGCGTTTATGTATGTCTAGCGCTGTGGCTGGCTACATTCAAAGCTTTGGCTCAGATGGCCCTCCCTGTTGCTATGAAGATTTAGAGTTAACTGATTGTGCATTTTTAATTGGGACTAACACAGCCGAATGTCATCCCATAATTTTTAATCGGCTGGAGAAATATCGCAAAAAAAATCGCAAAGTTAAATTGATTGTGGTCGATCCTCGACGCACACCCACCGCAGAAAATGCTGATTTACATTTAGCGATTCGCCCAGGTACAGATATCGACTTAATGAACGGTATCGCCCACTTGTTGATGCGCTGGAATCAGATAGATGTGGGATTTATTGACGACTGTACCAGCAACTTTCCCGCCTATGCAGAAGTGATTCGTCACTATTCTCCAGATGTGGTGGCGCATCGCTGTGGAATTAGCGTTGCAGATTTAGAAACCGCAGCCCGCTACTGGGGACAATCTCAAAGAGTGCTTTCTCTGTGGTCGATGGGGATAAATCAATCAAGTGAAGGTACAGCTAAGGTCAGAACTATTATTAATCTGCACCTGATGACGGGACAGATTGGTAAACCTGGTTCCGGGCCTTTTTCTTTAACTGGTCAGCCAAATGCAATGGGGGGAAGGGAAGCAGGCGGTTTATCGCATTTGTTACCCGGTTATCGCTTGGTAAAAAATCCCCAACATCGTGCAGAAGTAGAAAATTTTTGGGGACTGAAGCCGGGACAGATTTCTCCTGAACCGGGAATGACGGCTTGGGATATGATTACTGGCTTAGAAAATGGCACAGTCGGGTTACTGTGGATTGCTGCAACTAATCCCGCCGTGAGTATGCCAGATTTGGAACGGACGAAGAAAGCATTATTGCGATCGCCTTTCACTATTTACCAAGATGCATACTATCCCACAGAAACCTCTGCCTATGCTCATGTGCTGTTACCTGCTGCACAGTGGAGTGAAAAAACTGGCGTAATGACGAATTCTGAACGCCGAGTAACTTTATGTTCAGCATTTCGTTTTCCTTGGTGGGAGGCAAAAGCCGATTGGGAAATTTTTGCGGAAGTCGGACGGCGATTAGGCTTTACCAAAGAATTTGCCTTTGCTAACTCCGCTGAAGTCTACGCCGAATTTGTGCAACTCACACGCGATCGCCCCTGCGATATGACGGGTATGAGTCACGAGTTATTGCAAACACAAGGCCCCACCCAATGGCCTTGTCCCTCCAATAATGCTGAGTCGCCTGTCGATACTCAGCACTCAAAAAGGCTTTATACAAATTTACGCTTTCACACCCCAGATGGTAGGGCGCGGTTTGGTGCATATCACTCACGAGGTTTGGCGGAACCACCAGATCCTAATTATCCCTTTGTGCTGACTACTGGACGTTTGTACGGACATTGGCACACCCAAACCCGTACTGGACGCATTGAAAAAATTCGCGCTATGCACCCGGAACCGTTTATTGAGATTCATCCCCGCGACGCTGCTACTTTGGGAATTACCGATAACCAGTGGTTAGAAGTGCGATCGCGTCGGGGTAAAGCGAAATTTCCTGCCAAAATTACAAAGGCGATCGCACCTGGTACAGTGTTTGTCCCTATGCACTGGGGGGCGCTATGGGCCGATGAAGCTGAAGCGAATGCGCTCACTCATCCAGAATCTTGTCCCGATTCACTACAACCAGAACTAAAAGCTTGTGCTGTAGAGCTAACACCCATTTCTGCAGAAATTACACTTAAAAATTATCAACTCCAGTCCTCACAATGGTAA
- a CDS encoding NarK family nitrate/nitrite MFS transporter produces the protein MLKGLFSFRDRYRILHQTWFAFFLTFVCWFNFAPFATTIGKELHLAPEQIKTLGICNLALTIPARLIIGMLLDRFGPRITYSILLMFAAVPCLATALSQDFNQLVVSRLLMGIVGSGFVVGIRMVAEWFPPKEMGRAQGIYGGWGNFGAFGAEFALPMIAVATGFLAGGGSNWRLAIALTGIIAAIYGVIYYNTVQDTPAGKVYKKPKKNGALEVTSVKSFWAMIASNFGLIFALGLLAWRLEQKNIHFLNQTQMYLTWLALAGLFAYQTYKAYQVNKDLLIGKKTYPAAQRYQFSQVALLEFTYVTNFGSELAAVSMLPAFFEKTFGLEHVVAGMIAATYPFLNLVSRPSGGLISDKFGSRKWTMTIISAGIGVGYLMAHFINSSWPIPLAIAVTMFAAYFAQAGCGATYGIVPMIKKEATGQIAGNVGAYGNFGGVVYLTIFSLTDASTLFTTMGIAALICAFMCGFFLKEPQGSFAGAYESESTETAAPSAPILAEE, from the coding sequence ATGCTTAAAGGATTATTTTCATTCAGGGATCGTTATCGCATCTTACATCAGACGTGGTTTGCGTTTTTTCTTACCTTTGTCTGTTGGTTCAACTTTGCTCCCTTTGCAACCACAATTGGTAAGGAATTACATTTAGCACCTGAGCAAATTAAAACTTTGGGCATTTGTAATCTGGCTTTAACAATTCCAGCGCGGTTAATTATTGGGATGTTGCTGGATCGTTTTGGCCCCAGAATTACCTACTCAATACTGTTGATGTTTGCAGCTGTTCCTTGTTTAGCAACAGCGCTGTCACAAGACTTTAATCAATTAGTTGTCAGTCGCTTACTGATGGGAATTGTTGGTTCTGGGTTTGTGGTAGGTATCCGCATGGTAGCGGAATGGTTCCCGCCGAAAGAGATGGGACGTGCTCAAGGTATTTATGGCGGTTGGGGTAACTTTGGGGCTTTTGGTGCAGAGTTCGCCCTACCAATGATTGCTGTGGCGACAGGCTTTTTAGCTGGTGGTGGTTCCAACTGGCGGTTAGCGATCGCACTCACTGGGATAATTGCTGCTATCTACGGCGTAATTTATTACAACACCGTTCAAGATACACCTGCTGGCAAAGTTTACAAAAAACCCAAGAAGAATGGTGCGTTGGAAGTCACCAGCGTGAAAAGCTTCTGGGCGATGATTGCATCAAATTTTGGTTTAATTTTCGCTTTGGGTTTATTAGCTTGGCGGTTGGAACAAAAGAATATTCACTTCCTCAATCAAACCCAAATGTATTTAACTTGGTTAGCATTAGCAGGGTTATTTGCTTACCAAACCTACAAAGCTTACCAAGTTAACAAAGACTTACTGATTGGCAAAAAAACTTACCCTGCTGCTCAACGCTATCAATTTAGTCAAGTTGCTTTACTCGAATTCACCTACGTTACTAACTTTGGTAGCGAACTCGCAGCAGTATCAATGCTACCAGCATTTTTCGAGAAAACCTTTGGTTTAGAACATGTAGTAGCTGGAATGATTGCTGCTACCTATCCCTTCTTAAACTTAGTTTCCCGTCCTAGCGGTGGTTTAATTTCCGATAAATTTGGTTCCCGCAAATGGACAATGACAATTATCAGTGCTGGTATTGGTGTTGGCTATTTAATGGCGCATTTTATTAATAGCAGCTGGCCAATTCCCTTAGCGATCGCAGTCACCATGTTCGCTGCTTACTTTGCTCAAGCTGGCTGTGGTGCAACCTACGGTATTGTCCCCATGATTAAAAAAGAAGCTACCGGACAAATCGCCGGGAATGTCGGTGCTTACGGCAATTTTGGTGGCGTAGTCTATCTCACAATTTTCAGCTTAACGGACGCATCAACACTATTCACCACAATGGGTATCGCCGCCTTAATTTGCGCTTTTATGTGCGGCTTCTTCCTCAAAGAACCCCAAGGTTCCTTTGCTGGTGCTTATGAAAGTGAATCAACTGAAACAGCAGCACCATCCGCACCAATTTTGGCTGAGGAATAA
- a CDS encoding nitrate ABC transporter ATP-binding protein (This model describes the ATP binding subunits of ATP-binding cassette (ABC) transporters for nitrate transport, or for bicarbonate transport, in bacteria and archaea.) produces MQLAKNTHNKTQVNKLPKQKADDFLVIEGVSKIYPTPEGPYTVLDGVDLKVREGEFVCIIGHSGCGKSTLLNMVAGFNTPSEGIVLLQDQPITEPGPDRMMVFQNYCLLPWLSVFDNVYLAIDSVFPKKSQAEKRAIAREHLAMVGLTEAADKKPSQISGGMKQRVAIARALSIRPQVLILDEPFGALDAITKEELQEELLQIWREHQVTVLMITHDIDEALFLADRVVMMTNGPAAQIGEILEVPFARPRNRRRIMEDPEYYNLRNYALDFLYRRFAHDDE; encoded by the coding sequence ATGCAACTCGCCAAAAATACTCACAATAAAACTCAGGTTAATAAATTACCAAAGCAGAAGGCAGATGATTTTCTGGTAATTGAAGGTGTCAGCAAAATTTATCCTACTCCCGAAGGCCCCTACACCGTATTAGATGGGGTTGACCTGAAAGTTCGGGAAGGGGAATTTGTTTGTATTATTGGTCACTCTGGTTGTGGTAAATCTACGCTGCTCAATATGGTGGCTGGATTTAACACTCCCAGCGAAGGAATTGTTCTGCTGCAAGACCAACCAATCACCGAACCAGGCCCAGACCGGATGATGGTTTTTCAAAACTACTGTCTATTACCTTGGTTGAGTGTATTTGATAACGTTTACTTGGCGATTGATTCAGTATTTCCCAAAAAGTCCCAAGCCGAAAAAAGAGCGATCGCTAGAGAACATTTAGCAATGGTGGGACTGACAGAAGCGGCTGACAAAAAACCCAGTCAAATTTCTGGCGGGATGAAACAGCGAGTTGCGATCGCCCGCGCCCTCTCAATCCGTCCCCAAGTTTTGATTCTCGATGAACCTTTTGGTGCGTTAGACGCAATCACCAAAGAAGAATTGCAAGAGGAATTGCTGCAAATTTGGCGAGAACATCAAGTTACGGTATTAATGATTACTCATGATATTGATGAAGCGCTGTTTCTCGCAGACAGAGTAGTGATGATGACTAATGGCCCGGCTGCTCAAATTGGCGAAATCTTAGAGGTTCCATTTGCCCGTCCCCGTAATCGTCGCCGCATTATGGAAGACCCCGAATATTACAACCTCAGAAACTACGCTCTCGACTTCCTCTATCGCCGCTTTGCTCATGATGATGAGTAA
- a CDS encoding nitrate ABC transporter ATP-binding protein (This model describes the ATP binding subunits of ATP-binding cassette (ABC) transporters for nitrate transport, or for bicarbonate transport, in bacteria and archaea.), whose amino-acid sequence MTTFVEVDHVDRIFDLPNGDKYIALKNIELKIKQGEFVSLIGHSGCGKSTLLNIIAGLDRASIGGVTLEGREVREPSPDRMVVFQNYSLLPWLTVRENIALAVDEVYKNKAKGERRGIVEEHIDMVGLRLAANKRPKELSGGMKQRVAIARALATRPKLLLLDEPFGALDALTRGSLQEQLMKICNEHNVTCVMVTHDVDEALLLSDRVVMLTNGPEAHIGQILEVPIPRPRQRLEVVKHPSYYNLRNEMIYFLNQQKQAKKRRMQQTPVALSTSEKVLEKANLEIGFMPLTDAAPLIVAQEKGFFAKYGLENITLRRASSWQEIAKGVVTGKLDAAQMVAGMPLALTLGAGDQKPIPVINALNLSRNANAITLSKRLYNQGVRDLASLKAAINQNPDQIMTLGVVHSTSMQNLVLRYWLAAGGIDPDKDVSLAVIPPTEMVSQLKSGNIDGYCAGEPWNYLAVEQDLGFVAATALEIWSGQPKKVLGVREEWAQKHPQTYLALIKALLEACQYCDDIRNRQEILELLSRSEYLNIDPAYIRPGFIDPYDRGDGKAPQELTGYNQFYLHQTNYPNRTELLWMITQMARWGLIPFPKNWVEVIERVCRTDIFGTAARDLGLLDIGEDDPIHLFDGKVFNPSEPIEYLKGLEIKRPIRVEEVFI is encoded by the coding sequence ATGACTACTTTTGTGGAAGTTGATCACGTTGACCGCATCTTTGATTTACCAAATGGCGATAAATATATCGCTCTGAAAAATATTGAATTAAAAATCAAACAAGGAGAATTTGTTTCTCTAATTGGACATTCTGGTTGCGGTAAATCTACCTTACTCAATATCATTGCAGGTTTGGATAGAGCCAGTATTGGAGGCGTGACTTTAGAAGGGCGAGAAGTCAGAGAACCAAGTCCCGATCGCATGGTGGTTTTTCAAAATTACTCCCTGCTTCCCTGGTTAACAGTCCGCGAAAATATCGCCTTAGCTGTGGATGAAGTTTATAAGAATAAAGCCAAAGGTGAACGTCGCGGCATTGTTGAAGAACATATTGACATGGTAGGACTGCGCCTAGCGGCGAATAAACGTCCTAAAGAGTTATCGGGGGGGATGAAACAACGGGTAGCGATCGCGCGCGCCTTGGCTACTCGCCCGAAGTTGTTACTGCTAGACGAACCTTTTGGGGCTTTGGATGCCTTAACCAGAGGCAGTTTGCAAGAACAACTGATGAAAATCTGCAACGAACATAACGTTACCTGCGTGATGGTGACGCACGATGTAGACGAAGCGTTATTGTTAAGCGATCGCGTTGTTATGCTTACTAATGGGCCAGAAGCCCATATTGGACAAATTCTCGAAGTCCCAATTCCCCGTCCACGTCAGCGTTTGGAAGTAGTCAAACATCCCAGTTACTATAATCTGCGGAATGAGATGATTTACTTCCTCAACCAGCAAAAACAGGCGAAGAAACGCCGGATGCAGCAAACTCCAGTAGCCTTAAGTACATCTGAGAAAGTTTTAGAAAAAGCCAATCTGGAAATCGGCTTTATGCCTCTGACTGATGCTGCACCCTTAATCGTTGCTCAAGAAAAAGGCTTCTTTGCTAAATACGGCTTAGAAAATATCACCCTCCGTCGTGCAAGTAGCTGGCAAGAAATCGCTAAAGGTGTAGTGACGGGTAAATTAGATGCAGCCCAAATGGTAGCTGGAATGCCTTTAGCCTTAACTTTGGGCGCTGGCGATCAAAAACCAATTCCCGTAATTAATGCCTTAAATCTTTCGCGTAATGCTAACGCCATCACCTTAAGCAAAAGATTATATAACCAAGGTGTCCGCGACCTAGCTAGCTTAAAAGCAGCAATTAACCAAAATCCTGACCAAATTATGACCTTGGGTGTGGTTCATTCCACCTCTATGCAGAATCTCGTACTACGTTATTGGTTGGCTGCTGGTGGCATAGATCCCGATAAAGATGTCAGTTTGGCTGTGATTCCACCCACCGAAATGGTTTCCCAACTCAAATCTGGCAATATTGACGGTTACTGTGCAGGAGAACCTTGGAACTACCTTGCAGTTGAACAAGACTTAGGCTTTGTTGCAGCTACAGCCTTAGAAATCTGGTCAGGACAGCCGAAAAAAGTCTTAGGAGTGCGGGAAGAGTGGGCGCAAAAACACCCCCAAACTTATCTCGCCCTAATCAAAGCTTTATTAGAAGCTTGCCAATACTGCGACGACATCCGCAACCGCCAAGAAATTCTCGAATTACTCAGCCGTTCTGAATATTTGAATATTGACCCAGCATACATCCGTCCTGGATTTATCGATCCCTACGATCGCGGCGATGGTAAAGCACCTCAAGAACTGACAGGCTACAACCAGTTTTACCTGCATCAAACCAACTATCCCAACCGCACCGAACTGTTGTGGATGATCACTCAAATGGCGCGCTGGGGTTTAATACCCTTCCCGAAAAACTGGGTAGAAGTCATTGAAAGAGTCTGTCGTACAGATATTTTTGGTACAGCCGCACGGGATCTCGGCTTACTCGATATCGGTGAAGATGACCCAATTCATTTATTTGATGGGAAAGTTTTTAACCCTTCCGAACCAATCGAATATCTCAAAGGTTTAGAAATTAAGCGACCAATTCGCGTGGAAGAAGTGTTTATTTAG
- the ntrB gene encoding nitrate ABC transporter permease: MTAIAGSRINRKKSQKALNKLFWKKIVPPLVALAIFLVIWQLLCLNPNFKLPGPIETISETWNPFIINPFFDNGESDKGLGWQILSSLGRVGLGFSLATIVGITLGILIGANQLVYNAVDPIFQVLRTVPPLAWLPISLAAFQQANPSAIFVIFITSIWPIIINTTVGVQQIPQDYINVAKVLKLKGPKYFFKIVFPATVPYIFTGLRIGIGLSWLAIVAAEMLVGGVGIGSFIWDAYNTTTETNMSEIIIALIYVGLVGLMLDRLVAFIASKVVAEQK, encoded by the coding sequence ATGACAGCTATTGCTGGTAGTCGGATCAACAGAAAAAAGTCTCAAAAGGCGCTTAATAAATTATTCTGGAAAAAAATTGTACCGCCACTGGTAGCATTAGCGATTTTTTTGGTGATTTGGCAATTACTTTGTTTAAATCCTAACTTTAAGTTACCAGGGCCAATTGAAACAATTTCTGAAACTTGGAACCCTTTTATCATTAATCCATTTTTTGATAATGGCGAAAGCGATAAAGGTTTAGGTTGGCAGATACTTAGCAGTTTGGGCAGAGTCGGTTTAGGATTTTCGCTGGCAACAATTGTCGGCATTACATTGGGAATATTAATTGGTGCAAATCAATTAGTTTATAATGCTGTAGATCCTATCTTCCAAGTATTGCGAACTGTACCGCCTCTAGCATGGCTACCTATTTCACTGGCAGCATTTCAACAAGCTAATCCTTCAGCAATTTTCGTAATTTTCATTACATCAATTTGGCCTATTATTATCAACACTACAGTTGGTGTACAGCAAATTCCCCAAGACTACATTAATGTGGCTAAGGTTTTAAAATTAAAAGGGCCAAAGTATTTCTTTAAAATAGTTTTTCCCGCTACAGTACCTTATATATTTACAGGGTTAAGGATTGGGATTGGTTTATCTTGGTTAGCTATTGTTGCGGCTGAAATGTTAGTAGGCGGTGTGGGTATTGGTTCGTTTATTTGGGATGCTTACAACACTACTACAGAAACCAATATGAGTGAGATTATTATCGCCTTAATATATGTTGGCTTAGTTGGCTTAATGCTGGATAGATTGGTAGCTTTTATCGCCAGCAAAGTGGTTGCAGAGCAAAAGTAG
- a CDS encoding CmpA/NrtA family ABC transporter substrate-binding protein has translation MTNFSRRQFIFTSTAAAAASILVHGCASNGSNSATTGDNAPSAAPAANVSKVANAPKVETTKAKLGFIPLTDAAPLIIAKEKGFFAKYGMTDVEVIKQKSWPVTRDNLKIGSAGGGIDGAHILSPMPYLMTINDKVPMYLLARLNTNGQAISVANKLKDLKVGLESKALKAAADKAKADKKSMKLAITFPGGTHDLWMRYWLAAGGINPDQDVVLEPVPPPQMVANMKVGTVDAFCVGEPWNAQLVSQKLGYTALVTGELWKDHPEKAFAMRKEWVDNNPNAAQALLMAVLEAQQWCDKAENKEEMCKICSDRKYFNVAAADILERAKGNIDYGDGRTQQNFGDRMKYWADNASYPYKSHDTWFLTEEIRWGYLPKDTKVKEIVDQVNKEDLWKKAAKALGVADAEIPTSTSRGVETFFDGVKFDPEKPEAYLSSLKIKKV, from the coding sequence ATGACTAATTTTTCACGAAGACAATTTATTTTTACATCCACTGCAGCGGCGGCGGCTTCTATTCTGGTTCATGGTTGCGCTTCTAATGGTTCCAATTCAGCGACTACAGGAGACAACGCTCCTTCGGCTGCACCTGCAGCTAATGTCTCTAAAGTAGCTAATGCACCGAAAGTAGAAACCACCAAAGCCAAGTTAGGATTTATCCCTCTCACCGATGCTGCACCTTTGATCATTGCTAAAGAAAAGGGTTTCTTTGCTAAATACGGTATGACTGATGTTGAAGTCATCAAGCAAAAATCTTGGCCTGTTACCCGCGATAACTTGAAAATTGGCTCAGCTGGTGGTGGTATTGATGGCGCACATATCCTCAGTCCTATGCCTTATCTGATGACTATTAACGATAAAGTGCCAATGTATCTCTTGGCGCGTTTAAATACTAACGGTCAGGCTATCTCGGTGGCTAATAAACTTAAAGACCTGAAAGTTGGTTTAGAAAGTAAAGCCCTGAAAGCTGCTGCAGATAAAGCTAAAGCTGATAAGAAATCGATGAAATTAGCCATAACCTTCCCTGGAGGAACTCATGATTTATGGATGCGCTATTGGCTAGCTGCTGGCGGGATCAATCCCGATCAAGATGTGGTATTAGAACCTGTACCACCACCACAAATGGTAGCCAATATGAAAGTTGGTACAGTTGATGCCTTTTGTGTGGGAGAACCTTGGAATGCTCAATTGGTGAGCCAAAAATTAGGTTATACAGCCCTCGTTACAGGTGAGTTGTGGAAAGATCACCCCGAAAAAGCTTTTGCAATGCGGAAAGAGTGGGTCGATAACAACCCTAACGCCGCCCAAGCATTGTTAATGGCAGTTCTAGAAGCGCAACAGTGGTGCGATAAAGCAGAAAACAAAGAGGAAATGTGCAAAATCTGCTCCGATCGCAAATACTTTAACGTTGCAGCCGCAGATATTTTAGAACGGGCTAAGGGCAATATTGACTATGGTGATGGTCGCACACAGCAAAATTTTGGCGATCGCATGAAGTATTGGGCAGATAATGCCTCTTATCCTTACAAGAGCCATGATACTTGGTTCTTAACTGAAGAAATTCGCTGGGGTTATCTGCCAAAAGATACCAAGGTGAAGGAAATTGTCGATCAAGTCAATAAAGAAGACCTGTGGAAAAAAGCCGCGAAAGCACTTGGTGTAGCTGATGCGGAGATTCCTACCAGTACTTCTAGAGGAGTTGAGACTTTCTTTGATGGCGTGAAATTTGATCCAGAGAAACCAGAAGCATATCTCAGCAGTTTGAAAATCAAAAAAGTCTGA